A portion of the Sulfuricurvum kujiense DSM 16994 genome contains these proteins:
- a CDS encoding citrate synthase, giving the protein MQTVTLTDNRTGKSYEFSILSPSIGPDVIDVRSLYKETGMFTYDPGFTSTASCSSTITYIDGEKGQLLYRGYDISDLATKKSYLDVAYLLLVGKLPNEQERASFDMELRKRSFIHEGLKRLFDAFPDKAHPMAMMSSAVSALSTFYFEHLNVSNEEEAQVMARRIIAKIPTLAAFTHRRMFGIPYIYPDIERPFTENFLYMLRAYPGENLEIRDVEVKALDTIFTLHADHEQNASTSTVRAVASTGAHPYASLSAGINALWGRAHGGANESVIAQLEYIGSVENVDSFIARAKDPNDEFKLMGFGHRVYKNFDPRAKILKNLLDQLKDELGVDNHLLKIAEKIEQIALSDEYFIKRKLYPNIDFYSGLILTALKIPKSMFTIIFVIGRSVGWVAQWIELKNDQEMKIARPRQRYIGESNRSL; this is encoded by the coding sequence ATGCAAACTGTTACCCTTACCGATAATCGTACAGGCAAGAGTTATGAATTTTCGATCCTAAGTCCCAGTATAGGACCGGACGTTATAGATGTCCGTTCTCTTTATAAAGAGACGGGGATGTTCACCTATGATCCGGGGTTTACTTCCACGGCAAGCTGCAGTTCCACCATCACCTATATTGACGGCGAAAAAGGGCAGCTCCTTTATCGCGGATACGATATCAGTGATCTGGCAACCAAAAAGAGCTATTTGGATGTAGCCTACCTATTGCTCGTCGGTAAACTTCCAAACGAGCAGGAGAGGGCTTCGTTCGATATGGAACTGCGTAAACGCTCCTTTATTCATGAGGGGCTCAAACGGCTCTTCGATGCTTTTCCGGATAAAGCTCATCCGATGGCGATGATGTCTTCGGCGGTATCGGCTCTCTCAACCTTTTATTTTGAACACCTCAATGTCAGCAACGAGGAAGAAGCGCAGGTCATGGCACGGCGTATCATCGCAAAAATTCCGACTCTGGCTGCGTTTACCCATCGCAGGATGTTCGGGATTCCCTATATATACCCCGACATTGAACGCCCGTTTACCGAAAATTTCCTCTATATGCTGCGTGCTTATCCGGGGGAGAATCTTGAAATCCGGGATGTCGAGGTTAAAGCGCTCGATACCATTTTCACACTCCATGCCGATCATGAACAAAACGCTTCGACGTCGACCGTTCGTGCTGTCGCTTCTACGGGAGCACATCCTTACGCCTCGCTTTCCGCGGGGATAAACGCATTATGGGGCAGGGCGCACGGAGGAGCAAACGAATCGGTCATCGCTCAACTGGAATACATCGGAAGTGTCGAGAATGTAGATAGTTTTATCGCACGGGCAAAAGATCCGAACGATGAATTTAAACTGATGGGATTCGGTCATCGGGTCTATAAAAATTTCGATCCGAGAGCCAAAATACTGAAAAACCTTCTCGATCAGCTGAAAGACGAACTGGGTGTCGATAACCATTTGCTCAAAATTGCGGAGAAGATCGAGCAGATCGCTCTAAGCGATGAATATTTTATTAAGCGCAAGCTTTATCCCAATATCGATTTTTATTCGGGGCTTATTTTGACCGCATTGAAAATACCGAAATCGATGTTTACGATTATCTTTGTCATCGGACGTTCAGTCGGGTGGGTTGCCCAGTGGATCGAGCTTAAAAATGATCAGGAGATGAAGATTGCCCGTCCGAGACAGCGCTACATCGGAGAATCTAACCGGTCACTATAA
- a CDS encoding FAD-dependent oxidoreductase gives MNDRHYEVLIVGAGISGCALAYELARYTDIGKIAILEKYGSVATLNSKGTANSQTIHVGDIETNYTLAKAAVTKRTAKMVEKYCLQYGYQNSILFSHQKMALGIGDKEVEFLLHRYEEFSELFPYLEVWDKERLKILEPRVVYDENGEERPEAIVGIGARGQWTTVDYGKMAQSFIDNAKREPNTTVDLFVNSPVTAIEKNPLRGYTVRTPDGMYTADFIVTDAGAHSLYLAHGIGHGLDYACLPVAGSFYITSKHLLNGKVYMIQNPKLPFAALHGDPDILAEGNTRFGPTALVLPKLERFSGGTYLDFWKTLRLDHNVISALWKLLREADIRNYIFRNFLFEIPWMNKRLFLRDARKIVPSLQLDEFEYAHGFGGVRPQVIDKKQQKLMLGEASINTGEGIIFNMTPSPGATSCLGNAERDLRYIVQYLGKSFDEERFNNELTDGEYCVLSEPIEAQKLTVNAIREAMQKHEKEYYEEIHVGKPNESFWHRPHSLWKRK, from the coding sequence ATGAACGATCGCCATTATGAAGTGCTCATCGTCGGAGCGGGAATATCGGGATGTGCACTGGCGTATGAGCTGGCCCGATATACCGACATCGGCAAAATTGCCATTCTTGAAAAGTACGGCTCCGTCGCTACATTGAATTCCAAAGGGACCGCAAATTCCCAAACGATCCATGTCGGCGATATTGAAACCAACTATACGCTGGCAAAAGCGGCTGTCACCAAAAGAACGGCTAAAATGGTGGAAAAATATTGTCTCCAGTACGGCTATCAAAACAGCATACTTTTTTCTCACCAAAAAATGGCACTCGGAATAGGCGATAAGGAGGTTGAATTCCTGCTGCACCGCTATGAAGAGTTTTCGGAGCTTTTTCCCTATTTGGAAGTATGGGACAAAGAAAGGCTCAAAATCTTAGAACCGCGCGTCGTGTACGATGAAAATGGGGAGGAACGCCCCGAAGCGATCGTCGGAATCGGGGCACGCGGCCAGTGGACGACGGTAGATTACGGGAAAATGGCCCAGTCGTTTATCGACAATGCCAAACGTGAACCGAATACGACAGTCGATCTGTTTGTAAACTCACCCGTTACCGCCATCGAAAAAAATCCTCTGCGCGGTTATACCGTCCGAACACCCGACGGAATGTATACTGCCGACTTCATCGTAACCGATGCCGGGGCACACAGTCTTTACCTGGCGCACGGTATCGGCCACGGACTCGACTATGCCTGCCTCCCCGTAGCCGGAAGCTTTTATATCACATCCAAACATCTTTTGAACGGCAAAGTCTATATGATCCAAAATCCGAAGCTTCCGTTTGCGGCACTCCATGGTGATCCCGATATTCTCGCTGAGGGAAACACCCGTTTCGGTCCGACGGCCCTCGTCCTCCCGAAACTCGAACGCTTTAGCGGCGGAACCTATTTAGACTTTTGGAAAACGCTCCGGCTTGATCACAACGTCATAAGCGCATTGTGGAAACTTCTTCGGGAAGCCGATATCCGCAACTATATCTTCCGTAATTTTCTGTTTGAAATCCCATGGATGAATAAACGGCTTTTTTTGCGTGATGCGCGTAAAATCGTCCCCTCCCTTCAACTCGACGAGTTTGAATACGCACATGGATTCGGCGGAGTACGTCCGCAGGTCATTGATAAAAAACAGCAGAAACTGATGTTAGGCGAAGCTTCTATCAATACGGGGGAAGGGATTATTTTCAACATGACTCCCTCCCCCGGTGCGACAAGCTGTCTGGGAAATGCCGAGCGTGATCTGCGTTACATCGTTCAATATTTAGGAAAATCTTTTGATGAAGAGCGGTTTAACAATGAGCTTACCGACGGAGAGTACTGTGTGCTGTCCGAACCGATTGAAGCGCAAAAACTGACAGTCAATGCTATCCGCGAAGCGATGCAAAAACATGAAAAAGAGTATTATGAGGAGATCCATGTCGGAAAACCGAACGAATCGTTTTGGCACCGACCGCACAGTTTATGGAAAAGAAAATAA
- a CDS encoding globin codes for MNFTIKESILGVDSPIIKPNPGFFTQVGEERFRKLVDEHYENIRHSDIAFMFPVDYPDEFVKVKKHAADFFIQICGGPDYFSQTRGDPRMLARHQRFRIDERGRQIWLESFASLLPKLEEEGIDPEYIQSFWNYLERFSSLLVNIPTPK; via the coding sequence ATGAACTTTACGATCAAAGAGAGCATATTAGGCGTCGATTCGCCGATCATTAAACCTAATCCCGGTTTCTTCACGCAAGTAGGTGAAGAGCGTTTTCGCAAACTTGTGGATGAACATTATGAAAATATCCGTCATAGTGATATTGCTTTTATGTTTCCGGTTGATTATCCCGATGAATTTGTCAAAGTAAAAAAGCACGCAGCCGATTTTTTTATACAGATATGCGGGGGACCGGACTATTTTTCCCAAACACGCGGTGATCCGCGTATGTTGGCGCGCCATCAGCGTTTTCGGATTGATGAGCGGGGGCGGCAGATTTGGCTTGAGTCTTTTGCATCCCTTTTGCCCAAACTTGAAGAGGAAGGGATTGACCCTGAGTATATCCAATCATTTTGGAATTATTTGGAGCGCTTTTCAAGTCTTCTTGTCAATATTCCGACCCCTAAATAA
- the nhaD gene encoding sodium:proton antiporter NhaD yields MTVPVADSAAINFVGHPFGWLLLAIFIVGYYFIASEEKYHIDKAKPALFIGTLMFILIGLYYVSVGADLTPFEHEVDHMILEIAEIFFFLFVAMTYIEALIERGVFSALRAKLIAKGYSYRELFWITGTLAFFISPVADNLTTALILSTVLLTIDNKTKEFLVPSAINVVVAANAGGAWSPFGDITTLMVWAAEKGAFVDFLYLFPASFIGWAVTAYLLSRYVPDLDPNKDGDPEAAEKIEILKGGKVIIAFGALTIALAVAGKQIIHLPPMWGMLFGLAILQLYMYFLKQKHNVDVSIFQAMSKIENNTLLFFFGILAAVGALHFTGFLAYAAKLYEMFDPTIVNIGVGFLSAIVDNVPVMSAVLKASPAIDHAQWMLVTMTAGIGGSLISFGSAAGVGVMGKMAGIYTFASHIKLAWTVLIGYIVSLAVWYFQFVFLGFY; encoded by the coding sequence ATGACTGTACCCGTTGCCGATTCAGCGGCTATCAATTTTGTAGGTCATCCGTTCGGATGGCTGTTACTTGCTATTTTTATAGTCGGTTACTACTTTATCGCGTCTGAAGAGAAATACCATATCGATAAAGCGAAGCCCGCACTCTTTATCGGTACACTGATGTTTATCCTCATCGGGCTCTATTATGTCTCAGTCGGTGCGGATTTGACTCCGTTCGAACACGAAGTGGATCACATGATTTTGGAAATTGCCGAAATCTTCTTTTTCCTGTTTGTCGCAATGACCTATATCGAAGCCTTGATTGAACGGGGAGTGTTTAGCGCTTTGCGCGCAAAACTGATTGCCAAAGGATACAGTTACCGTGAACTTTTTTGGATTACGGGAACATTGGCATTTTTTATCTCTCCAGTGGCCGACAACCTTACGACGGCCTTGATCCTCTCAACCGTTTTGTTGACTATCGACAACAAAACCAAAGAATTTCTGGTTCCCAGCGCAATCAACGTCGTTGTTGCAGCCAATGCCGGAGGTGCATGGAGTCCGTTTGGGGACATTACGACATTGATGGTATGGGCTGCTGAAAAAGGTGCATTTGTCGACTTCCTTTATCTCTTCCCCGCATCCTTTATCGGTTGGGCCGTTACGGCATATCTCCTGAGCCGATACGTTCCCGATCTCGATCCCAATAAAGACGGAGACCCCGAAGCGGCAGAGAAAATTGAAATACTTAAGGGGGGAAAAGTCATTATTGCTTTCGGCGCATTGACTATTGCCCTGGCTGTCGCAGGCAAACAGATTATACATCTGCCTCCGATGTGGGGTATGCTGTTCGGTTTGGCGATCTTGCAGCTTTATATGTATTTTCTCAAACAAAAGCATAATGTCGACGTCAGTATTTTTCAGGCAATGAGTAAAATCGAAAATAATACGCTGCTCTTTTTCTTCGGTATTCTTGCAGCTGTCGGCGCCCTGCACTTCACCGGTTTTCTAGCGTACGCGGCAAAATTGTATGAAATGTTCGATCCGACCATCGTCAATATCGGTGTCGGATTCCTCTCCGCTATTGTTGACAATGTTCCCGTTATGTCGGCGGTTCTCAAAGCGAGTCCGGCAATCGATCATGCACAGTGGATGCTGGTAACGATGACGGCAGGTATCGGCGGTTCATTGATTAGTTTCGGCAGTGCGGCCGGTGTCGGAGTTATGGGTAAAATGGCAGGTATCTACACCTTCGCTTCCCACATTAAACTAGCTTGGACTGTCCTGATAGGCTACATTGTTTCTCTGGCGGTATGGTATTTCCAATTTGTTTTTTTAGGATTCTACTAG